A genomic segment from Triticum dicoccoides isolate Atlit2015 ecotype Zavitan chromosome 1A, WEW_v2.0, whole genome shotgun sequence encodes:
- the LOC119271571 gene encoding auxin-responsive protein SAUR32-like encodes MHLRQQQQQQHRAEMVAPKGCVTVRVGADGEEQRRFAVPLDHLKHPLFGALLDEAEREYGFRHQGAIAIPCRVDRFVHVERLIDRDLGAHGHQLVDLDCGAATAHAHGHLHLPRFVGCFRA; translated from the coding sequence ATGCACctcaggcagcagcagcagcagcagcacagggCGGAGATGGTTGCGCCCAAGGGGTGCGTGACGGTGCGCGTGGGGGCGGACGGGGAGGAGCAGCGCCGCTTCGCCGTGCCGCTCGACCACCTCAAGCACCCGCTCTTCGGGGCGCTGCTCGACGAGGCCGAGCGCGAGTACGGCTTCAGGCACCAGGGCGCCATCGCCATCCCCTGCCGCGTCGACCGCTTCGTCCACGTCGAGCGCCTCATCGACCGCGACCTCGGCGCGCACGGCCACCAGCTCGTCGACCTCGACTGCGGCGCCGCCACCGCCCACGCCCACGGCCACCTCCACCTGCCGCGCTTCGTCGGCTGCTTCCGCGCGTGA